The following are encoded together in the Nisaea sediminum genome:
- a CDS encoding winged helix-turn-helix transcriptional regulator, translating into MALKMRKNKVAPPPEGCPLSTCLSVIGGAWAPNIIWYLSESPRRFSELKADIPGVSSKMLTQRLKELQELGVIARTVKPTSPPSVEYALTDLGEELVPAINAIVAVGHKLKARKQAAEAAA; encoded by the coding sequence ATGGCTTTGAAGATGCGGAAGAACAAGGTCGCGCCGCCGCCGGAAGGATGTCCGCTCAGCACCTGTCTCAGTGTCATCGGCGGCGCCTGGGCGCCAAACATCATCTGGTATCTGAGCGAGTCCCCACGCCGCTTCAGCGAACTGAAGGCGGACATCCCGGGAGTGTCCTCGAAGATGCTGACGCAGCGTCTGAAAGAGCTGCAGGAGCTCGGCGTCATCGCCCGCACGGTGAAGCCGACGTCGCCACCCTCGGTCGAATATGCACTGACCGATCTCGGCGAGGAACTGGTCCCGGCGATCAACGCCATCGTCGCGGTCGGGCACAAGCTGAAGGCGAGGAAACAGGCTGCAGAGGCGGCGGCCTGA
- a CDS encoding potassium channel family protein → MADTKLKKTLELLYTGRSREAALFRYALIVFDIFTIGFFIVTIPLTPSREIFLVDGLIGLLILGDFLARFWIAPDRFRMLRQIYTIADIFVILSLVLAPIFSQNLVFLRVLRALRLLHSYHVLRDLRSETPFFRRNEEVILSAVNLGVFVFFVTSLVFVMQFGDNPGIEDFIAALYFTVSALTTTGFGDIVLTGTAGRLLAVLIMVVGVALFLRLAQAVFRPQKVAYTCPSCGLSRHEEDAVHCKHCGEPLKIETEGLD, encoded by the coding sequence ATGGCCGACACGAAACTGAAGAAAACGCTGGAACTGCTCTATACCGGACGCAGCCGCGAGGCGGCGCTGTTCCGATATGCGCTGATCGTGTTCGATATCTTCACGATCGGTTTCTTCATCGTCACCATCCCGCTGACGCCGTCACGCGAGATTTTCCTGGTGGACGGTCTCATCGGCCTGCTGATCCTCGGCGATTTCCTCGCCCGCTTCTGGATCGCGCCGGACCGGTTCCGGATGCTGCGGCAGATCTACACGATTGCGGATATCTTCGTGATCCTCTCGCTCGTGCTGGCGCCCATCTTCAGCCAGAACCTCGTGTTCCTTCGAGTCCTCCGGGCGCTCCGGCTTCTGCATTCCTATCACGTGCTCCGGGACCTCCGCTCGGAGACGCCGTTCTTCCGGCGGAACGAGGAGGTGATCCTGAGCGCGGTCAATCTCGGCGTCTTCGTCTTCTTCGTGACCTCGCTCGTCTTCGTCATGCAGTTCGGCGACAATCCGGGGATCGAGGATTTCATCGCCGCGCTCTATTTCACGGTCTCCGCGCTGACCACGACCGGCTTCGGCGACATCGTCCTGACCGGAACGGCGGGACGGCTGCTCGCCGTCCTCATCATGGTCGTCGGCGTAGCGCTCTTCCTGCGGCTGGCGCAGGCCGTCTTCCGGCCGCAGAAGGTCGCCTATACCTGCCCGTCCTGCGGCCTCAGCCGGCACGAGGAGGATGCCGTTCACTGCAAGCATTGCGGCGAGCCGCTGAAGATCGAGACGGAGGGGCTCGACTGA
- a CDS encoding alanine racemase has protein sequence MKLSDLQTPCLILDRTRLTRNCSRMSARASELGVALRPHMKTGKSAEIAKLATAGQPGGVTVSTLAEAEYLFERGFPDILYAVCIPPSKLDRAAALTAKGADLKILIDSPEVAEAIAAHPGHHKVMIEIDCGEHRTGIDHDKARLVEIALILADAERATLAGVMTHAGHSYRGRTPDDMRAVAATERDAAVAAAEAIRAEGIECGIVSVGSTPTALYAEHLEGVTEMRPGVYTLGDLFQAGIGSHGIEDIASAVVASVISHNRARGTLMLDAGGIALSKDRSTQALGESGDMGFGLLADLETGAPLDGLTIRGTHQEHGEVAVADPALYDRLPIGAKLRVLPNHVCMTVAAYEGYEVFEEGSDKIVARWERRNGW, from the coding sequence ATGAAACTCTCCGACCTCCAGACCCCCTGCCTGATCCTCGACAGAACGCGGCTGACACGGAACTGTTCCCGCATGTCCGCGCGCGCCAGCGAACTCGGCGTCGCGCTCCGCCCGCACATGAAGACCGGCAAGTCGGCGGAGATCGCGAAGCTGGCGACGGCGGGCCAGCCCGGCGGCGTCACGGTCTCGACCCTGGCCGAGGCGGAATATCTCTTCGAGCGCGGCTTTCCGGACATTCTCTACGCGGTCTGCATCCCGCCCTCGAAGCTCGACCGCGCGGCGGCGCTGACGGCGAAGGGCGCGGACCTGAAAATCCTGATCGACAGCCCGGAAGTGGCGGAAGCCATCGCCGCCCATCCGGGGCACCACAAGGTGATGATCGAGATCGACTGCGGCGAGCACCGCACCGGCATCGACCACGACAAGGCCCGACTGGTTGAAATCGCCCTCATCCTCGCCGACGCGGAGCGCGCGACCCTCGCGGGGGTCATGACCCATGCCGGCCATTCCTATCGCGGCCGCACGCCGGACGACATGCGCGCCGTCGCGGCCACGGAACGGGACGCGGCGGTCGCCGCGGCGGAAGCGATCCGCGCCGAGGGCATCGAATGCGGCATCGTCAGCGTCGGCTCGACCCCGACGGCGCTCTATGCGGAGCATCTGGAGGGCGTCACCGAGATGCGGCCGGGCGTCTATACGTTGGGCGATCTTTTTCAGGCCGGGATCGGCAGCCACGGGATCGAGGATATCGCGTCGGCGGTCGTCGCCAGCGTGATCTCGCACAATCGGGCACGCGGCACGCTGATGCTGGATGCGGGCGGCATCGCCCTCTCCAAGGACCGCTCGACCCAGGCCCTTGGCGAGAGCGGCGACATGGGTTTCGGCCTGCTGGCGGATCTCGAAACCGGCGCCCCGCTCGACGGCCTTACCATCCGCGGCACGCATCAGGAGCATGGCGAGGTGGCGGTCGCAGATCCGGCGCTCTACGACAGGCTGCCGATCGGCGCCAAACTCCGCGTCCTGCCGAACCATGTCTGCATGACGGTCGCCGCCTATGAGGGGTACGAAGTGTTTGAGGAAGGGTCGGATAAGATTGTCGCGCGTTGGGAACGCCGGAATGGGTGGTGA
- a CDS encoding trimethylamine methyltransferase family protein, which produces MAADARDLETTETDAASAEGRGRRSRGGGGGREARRALRARPSQLQAPYITRNVPVYEILSEEALEIIEANADTIMEEIGIEFQDDEEALALWREAGADVQGTRVHIPRGLARKLIATAPSTFTQHARNPARSVEVGGKNTIFAPVYGPPFVSDVDGGRRYATIEDFRNFVKLTYMLPALHHSGGTVCEPVDLPVNKRHFDMVYAHMKYSDKPFMGSVTHPERAQDTVDMAKILFGAEFVENNTVCTSLINANSPMVWDGTMLGALKTYARNNQACITTPFILAGAMSPVTVAGTLAQTLAEAMAGMAFTQLVRPGAPVIFGSFASSISMQSGAPTFGTPEPAMVLYGCAQLARRLGVPFRSGGSLCGSKTPDAQAAYESAQTLNPTVMGGVNFVLHAAGWLEGGLVASYEKLLMDADQLAMMPTLLGGVDMTENGQAMSAIREVGPGKHFLGCAHTQANFETAFFRSRVADNNTYEQWAAEGSRDAYQRMGDRVKTMLAEYEAPELDPAVDEALIEFMAKRKASFPDSNV; this is translated from the coding sequence ATGGCCGCCGACGCCCGGGATCTCGAAACGACTGAAACAGACGCCGCATCGGCGGAAGGACGCGGACGCCGGAGCCGCGGCGGAGGCGGCGGGCGAGAGGCCCGGCGGGCCCTGCGTGCCAGGCCGAGCCAGCTGCAGGCGCCCTACATCACCCGCAACGTGCCGGTCTACGAGATCCTGAGCGAGGAAGCGCTCGAGATCATCGAGGCCAATGCCGACACCATCATGGAAGAGATCGGCATCGAGTTTCAGGACGACGAGGAGGCGCTCGCGCTCTGGCGCGAGGCCGGCGCGGACGTGCAGGGCACCCGGGTCCACATCCCGCGCGGCCTCGCCCGCAAGCTCATCGCAACCGCGCCCTCGACCTTCACCCAGCATGCCCGTAACCCGGCCCGTTCGGTCGAGGTCGGTGGCAAGAACACGATCTTCGCCCCGGTTTACGGCCCGCCCTTCGTCAGCGACGTCGACGGCGGCCGGCGCTACGCGACGATCGAGGATTTCCGGAACTTCGTGAAGCTGACCTACATGCTGCCGGCGCTGCATCACAGCGGCGGCACGGTCTGCGAGCCGGTCGACCTGCCCGTGAACAAGCGGCATTTCGACATGGTCTATGCGCACATGAAATACAGCGACAAACCGTTCATGGGCTCGGTCACACATCCGGAGCGCGCCCAGGACACGGTCGACATGGCGAAGATCCTGTTCGGCGCCGAGTTCGTCGAGAACAACACGGTCTGCACCAGCCTGATCAACGCCAACTCGCCGATGGTCTGGGACGGCACCATGCTGGGCGCGCTCAAGACCTATGCCCGCAACAACCAGGCCTGCATCACCACGCCGTTCATCCTCGCCGGCGCCATGTCGCCGGTGACGGTCGCGGGCACGCTCGCGCAGACGCTTGCCGAGGCGATGGCGGGCATGGCCTTCACCCAGCTTGTGCGCCCTGGTGCGCCGGTGATCTTCGGCTCCTTCGCGAGCTCGATCTCCATGCAGTCCGGCGCGCCGACCTTCGGCACTCCGGAGCCGGCCATGGTGCTCTATGGCTGCGCCCAGCTCGCCCGCCGCCTCGGCGTGCCGTTCCGGTCGGGCGGTTCGCTCTGCGGCTCCAAGACCCCGGACGCGCAGGCGGCCTACGAGTCGGCGCAGACCCTGAACCCTACGGTGATGGGCGGCGTCAATTTCGTGCTGCATGCGGCCGGCTGGCTCGAGGGCGGCCTCGTCGCCTCCTACGAGAAGCTGCTGATGGATGCCGACCAGCTCGCCATGATGCCGACCCTCTTGGGCGGCGTGGACATGACCGAGAACGGCCAGGCGATGAGCGCGATCCGCGAGGTCGGTCCCGGCAAGCACTTCCTCGGCTGCGCCCATACCCAGGCGAATTTCGAGACCGCCTTCTTCCGCTCCCGCGTCGCCGACAACAACACCTACGAGCAATGGGCCGCCGAGGGCTCCCGCGACGCCTACCAGCGGATGGGCGACCGGGTGAAGACCATGCTGGCGGAATACGAAGCGCCGGAACTCGACCCGGCGGTGGACGAGGCGCTCATCGAGTTCATGGCGAAGCGGAAGGCGAGCTTCCCGGATTCGAACGTGTGA